ATCTTAGCTGCATAAAGAAGACGGCCCATAACATCGACGTGTTTCTCTTCTGCCTATGAAGATTGACAATAATGGAATTCTGGTTATAGTACCATTCAGAAAAAGAATGTGGCTATTAAAAGGTGGACATTATCATGTATTGAAATGTGATATCATGATTCTTATGGATTATTGTAACAAGATGAACATGTATATGTGGCACGATAAATTGATAAGCAGATGGCTTATATAAGTTCTGCAGTGCCTGGTCTCTTAGTTTCTTAGTTTGTTAGTAAGGTTTTAGTTAGCATATTACAGGGATCAGGacgaaaagataaaatgaTACTGTCGGATCCAAGAAGCTTAACGTATATTCTTGAGCTTATGGTAAGAAGCTAAAAAACAATTACCTATTAGTAAAAAGAGGCGGTCGTCTATCATTTAAAGCTGgtaaataatgttattttcaaGCATCTACCAGTCAACCATAATATTCATTTGAGTGAACTCAGTACATAGTTTACTGTGAATTTGTCATATGAAGAATTTTAAAGATTTACTGTGAATTTGTCATATGAAGAATTTTAAAGATAGAAACAGCTAAATACAATCCATTAGGATGTTGAAAAGATAAGATGAATACAAGTACCTTTGAGAGCCTAGATAGTCCATCTTTAACCTTgggaattattataatatgtacTGGAGCTTGGGGTGATATGTCATATGTCTCTGAATGCAAGGGTCTGCACTGATAAAGATTCAGATGTGGCCTATTAGCAGCTCATTTTTATTCGCAGTTATGTTCAAGCACAACTACAAATAAAAGTTATTAGTGTGGCAATGGTTGCTTGTTGATGCAGGTACCAAAGTTTGGTACCTCGATGACCAAATCAGAAAATGGTGTAGCATATTGGAGCAAGAACAGTTTCTTTTTCATGAGCACAAAGATTGGAGAGAGGACAATTAACCTTCCATATCAATATTAGCTGTGGATGTGAACAACGAATATGGCCAAGGCATAAAATTGTTTCATGTGACTAGTGAAACAAAGATAAATGAAATAGCATGTACATCTGGAACTTTGGTTTGccaattttatttcatctaaTGTAATGACACACATGTTATGTGTTCCTAGAAAATGAGTGATGTTTTCTaccacataaaaaaatctaaaactgATTGTCAAAAATGtactttttctctctccagcTTTGATGAAATTGCAACCTTGCAAgaataaatattgaaaaactaGAACTGCATCATCTGACTTATTAGTGGCTTGGTCCAACTCATACACCACAAAATCAAACATCCATTAGCACGCTTGCTCCGGAACAACTCTTTGTGCTAATGCCTATGTTGAGCGCCACTGCCTTGATAGTGCTACTCCATCTCTGAGCCCTCTGTTTTGACATTAGAACTGAAGGTAAAGGAGAGTGCATGGGAATGCTTGATAAGTAGGCCAGAAACAGTGCGCAAAGGGGGATGATTTGGAATGGCTGTTCATCAGTGTATGCAGCTTGCCCGTTGGTGTGTACTAAGTAGGAGGGCTTCAGAGATCCAATAACAGAAGTGTAACAGAGATGTAGTTTTTCAATAATTATTGTTAAAAAGCTGTAGTTTTGTGAAGCTGAGACAGAGATTGTAGGGTTCTTTTGACAAGTTTGACACATAAGTTATTGTTTTGTGATATTtactctcatttttttttggaaaaagaacTATGGTGCAGTTAACAACAAACAAACCTGCAAACagctcattattttttaaggactGGAGTTAATGTGATTTTCATAGCCATACTATATAAGAAAATTCCCTATagcaaagaagagaaaatCACCTTTTCATCCTCATAAACCACCTCAGATGGGATCTCTTTCCACACAATTTTGTCAAAACTGCAAGAAAGAGAAATATGTGTCTGGATGAAGGATTGAAGGCTATCTGTGGATATGCACATTTCATGAAGGGGATAAAACAGTAAACACAACCAGAACAGGTGTACCAAATCCTTCTCAGAGAATAGACGAAATGTAATACTGAGCAAATAATGACTAGTAGGCAGAAATggactccctccgtcccaagaAGACTttcatttctattttctaGTCCTTCAACTTTGGTCCAAAAGGGTTCATTTCTACCTTCTTACCTACACTTGGTCCATAGATCAAGAAGTTTATCCCTTGAATACCCCTTACCTATCTACCACTTCACAATACTACTTTATTATTGATAAGGGAAACTTTGGTATTTTACCCTTACCGCTAAGTTTCTGAACATTCTACTGTTGACCAGCTGGGTTTAACCTGTCATTACTTGATCCAGTGCACAAGGGGGCACAGAAAGGGCATATAAACAGTAAAATGGCATATAAACAaccataaaataatttgtgggtaaaacttttatatctattttattcacgatttaaaagtcaatgctagaaaaataaattacaatgagaaaaaaaacaaaatcaagtcCAAACTAAgttatgaaattaaaattttggtagaaaTTTTGATGGGAGGCTGTGTCATACACTAAAGATACCATTACAGCTTGCTACTTAAAAGTTACTGTCAcgattttcaaaaaaaaaaaggttacaGTGCATGCTCCTGTAAATGTTCAATTCAATATCCTCTACCTAAAAATTACAATCCAGGGGAAAGGGAAGAGGATAGCTAAGGATTGATTGTAGATAGATTGACATACAGTATGTAAGGTGGTCATGGCAGTGGGACAGGCGTCCTCCACTCATGGAACTCAACCAGATCTCTGTTCACGATTGACCTGTTGTGAAGCCAGAAGGTTTCTGCAGATTGATGGAATCCCCTCACCTTCCTTTGTAGTTCCCACATGATAGCGCTCATAGCTGAGCACCGCTCTGTATCTGGCGCATACACCCATAGGCATCTCATCTCCCGCCCACGAGCAATCATTTCCTCCACTCTTTCATCTGCATGCATCCACTTTACCGCTCACGCTCACTGTTTGCAAGGTGCCTTCCATGCTTACATGGCATGACTGtacaaataacaaaacaattgaGCATACCCGGTATTGACTCAAGATACTCAAGGAGCCCCAGGCCAATCTTCGACGCAGGCCATTTTATGGATACTTCAGTGTAGTCAATCACATTCTGGAAAGGGAGTTCAACTTCATCTGATAAAATTACTGGCACGCATTCCTGTAGTAAACATCGTGATAAGCTCATTCGGATCATAGATATGCACGGAAACTATCACCCTTTGAGGGAGAGCTCACCACAAAGAAGGATTCATAGAAGCGAAGTGTCCACGAAGACTCGCCACGAGGAGCTAGGCAAAATTTTGCGTTCCTCAAGTGCTTGAAGTAATCTATCCTTCCTAATTTGTCTGGCCCAGAGAATTTCAGTTCTGGAGACTCCAGCTGTCCATAAGACCAACCCAAATACACGTCAGCAATAAACATTTGTAAATTATaccttgaaaaaaattgtcaaaactACTTCTGATTGCATTTAGGGGAAGGCTTACACTATTATACAGTGTAAAAGTTGCATTTGGAAATTATAAGGAAGCCCAACCTTGTCAGGATACTGCTTTGCAAGCTTCACCAGTTGAAGACGGCCTACTTTTCCCTGAGCACGTCCAAGGAAGTTTGCTAAATACTTCCTTTTTGTTAGTGGGATTGGTTTGACAGCAAGCCTATCGGGCTTCACCATGGAATCATCCACATTCCCAGGTATGATAATATCTTTCCATGTATTAAAAGCACTTGTACCTCGTTTATCAGTGCGGTCACCCTAACAAAATACAACATAGAACCATTCACTAAGAAGATGTCGGATTGCTTGCATTGAGTTATACAGAAGATAATAGCAGTCCACTCATGGACCAAGTCAATTTCCAGCATATGCAACCTTTCACAACTTACAATTCACAAACAAGCTAAAGAATCTGAAGATACGCAACGTAATTAGAGCAACACATGTAACTGTGATCGTCTATATAGGATAAAAAACCAATGTATTATTTATAGCAAACAGACTCGTCTACGCTGCacattaaataagatggaatTAGAATGCGGTATGGGCCTTGATCTTACCACACGTTATGACGTTAAGGATTTGAAGCGCAGTAGTATTTATTGGGGATTTAACAAAATTGCAGCAAACCTTGCGACACTTTTGAATAAGGACATGTTTTACTCTTAATAGATACAATCATGTTACAATGATGCAGAAGGCAAACTGATAAAACTTGGGTATGCTATAGTGGTGTATACAGAGTATCTCTTTGTGTTTTAAATTGTATGACGCAAATAAGAAGATGAATACAAAACTGGCTGCGTACCTCAGGAGTAAGGATGATAGACCTATTCAGGAAGGTTGCCCATGAGCGAAACAGGTGAGCTCCAGCACCACTACACACGCCAAAGATACAATGGCGATGTTAGGAAATTGGAAAGGATTTCAGCAGCTAATGGTATTTGTTTGAGCAACAGGGAGCctgagaagaagaagaagatgtgGAACCTTGGGAATACAAAAATGTGGTCGCGTCCTCCGGATCTGCGGAAATAAGGCATCTGGCCGATAACCTTGACGTATGTCTGGTTGATCTCCTTGTCGTTGAGAGCTCCGACCATCCGAACGCATTTGACGTAGGCGGGGACGAAGAAGAGATCAGCTTCGTCCTTGTCCAGCGTTCGGAACCtcgagcggaggaggagctggtgGATCTTCACCTGCACGGAATCGAACGCACACAGCTTGCATCTCGAGCAACTTGTGGAGCTAGAATTAACCACAACAGAACAGCTGCTAGCTGCTACCTGGGTTCCCCACTGGCCCTTGAGGCAGGTGGCGGCGGGGACGTCGTCATCGCGGCCACGGAGCAGCGCGCGGAGGCCGTCGACCTCGTCCTCCGCGTAGACGTAGATGCGGAGGTCGCGCTGCCGTTGCGGTTGCGGCCAGGGGCTGtacagggcggcggc
This is a stretch of genomic DNA from Oryza brachyantha chromosome 1, ObraRS2, whole genome shotgun sequence. It encodes these proteins:
- the LOC102719922 gene encoding probable glucuronosyltransferase Os03g0107900, which gives rise to MRGPHHAPSCTRAHQAAGLLLVAATFFLTRLLDRGPLSLSLSAPPPRCAGAAALYSPWPQPQRQRDLRIYVYAEDEVDGLRALLRGRDDDVPAATCLKGQWGTQVKIHQLLLRSRFRTLDKDEADLFFVPAYVKCVRMVGALNDKEINQTYVKVIGQMPYFRRSGGRDHIFVFPSGAGAHLFRSWATFLNRSIILTPEGDRTDKRGTSAFNTWKDIIIPGNVDDSMVKPDRLAVKPIPLTKRKYLANFLGRAQGKVGRLQLVKLAKQYPDKLESPELKFSGPDKLGRIDYFKHLRNAKFCLAPRGESSWTLRFYESFFVECVPVILSDEVELPFQNVIDYTEVSIKWPASKIGLGLLEYLESIPDERVEEMIARGREMRCLWVYAPDTERCSAMSAIMWELQRKVRGFHQSAETFWLHNRSIVNRDLVEFHEWRTPVPLP